GGAAGAGCCACAGCATAGCCTTCTGCATGGTCTCGGTCTGCTTGTTCATCGAAGCAGCTGCCATGTTGCGCTTCATGCTGAAGTACTGCATAAACCACAGGCAGAAACACATCAGGAACACGAAGATACCGATGACCGCCTTGCCACTAGCGGCAGCACTGGTGAAGTTATCGGTCACGCTGACAATGCCGAACACATCGGTTTGGGTGAATTGCTTGGCGGTTGCTACGTCGAACGCGCCCAACGCATCGCGTTTACCGTTGGCAATGTATGGAATGGCCGACAGCGTATAGAACATGGACATGAACACCGGGCCCTGAATGAGCATAGGCAAGCAGGAGCCAGCCGGATTGACGTCATTGTCTTGATACAGTTTCATGGTTTCACGGCTCATGGCCTCCCTGGAAGCCTGATCCGTCTTGCCTTTGTACTTGTTCTGAATACGCTGCATCTTCGGCGCCAATGCCTGCATCTTGCGCATCGACTTCATCTGCTTGTAGAACAGCGGGAAGATACAAGCCTGCACCACCAGCACCAGGATGATAATGGCAAGCACCCATGAGACACCAATCGGGCTCACGCCCAGCATCACGAAGAAGTCATGCACGATCTTCATGATCCAGGTCTGCAACCACTCAACGGGAGTCAGGATTTTATATAGAAATCCCCAAAACCCGCTATCAAGCAGAAATTCATTTGAGTTCATCGTTGGGCCTCTCTTTGGGTTGTGGCCAATGGTGTCAGTCGAGGCTCTTCATGAGCCTTCGACCACGAAAACCTGTAAAAAACGGAATACCGTTGTGGAACATCGTCGATTCCCCCACGACTCCACGGCCGGCA
This DNA window, taken from Bifidobacterium longum subsp. longum JCM 1217, encodes the following:
- the yidC gene encoding membrane protein insertase YidC, with the protein product MNSNEFLLDSGFWGFLYKILTPVEWLQTWIMKIVHDFFVMLGVSPIGVSWVLAIIILVLVVQACIFPLFYKQMKSMRKMQALAPKMQRIQNKYKGKTDQASREAMSRETMKLYQDNDVNPAGSCLPMLIQGPVFMSMFYTLSAIPYIANGKRDALGAFDVATAKQFTQTDVFGIVSVTDNFTSAAASGKAVIGIFVFLMCFCLWFMQYFSMKRNMAAASMNKQTETMQKAMLWLFPVMYIFSGVAMPFAVLVYWLTNNVCNLCRTLWQVYAFPTPGSPAAADKEKRDHRNENARRAKAGLPSLEEEALAKAKEEAERKATQGYQRQQPVRKRKKK